One region of Carya illinoinensis cultivar Pawnee chromosome 8, C.illinoinensisPawnee_v1, whole genome shotgun sequence genomic DNA includes:
- the LOC122318936 gene encoding probable protein phosphatase 2C 46 isoform X1: protein MLSRLMNFLRACWLPSSDHYIHRSLDAAGRQDGLLWYKDTGQHMSGEFSMAVVQANNLLEDQSQIESGPLSLLESGPYGTFIGIYDGHGGPETSRYINDHLFQHLKTGFASEQQSMSVDVIRKAYQATEEGFLSLVTKQWPMKPQIAAVGSCCLVGVVCGGTLYIANVGDSRAVLGRLVKATGEVFAIQLSSEHNVGRECVRQEMHSLHPDDSQIVILRRNVWRVKGLIQVSRSIGDAYLKKPEFNRSPLYAKFRLREPFKRPILGSEPSISVHELQPHDQFIIFASDGLWEHLSNQDAVDIVQNHPHSGSARRLVKAALLEAAKKREMRYSDLKKIDRGVRRHFHDDITVIVVYLDSNLVSRASSVKGPILSVKGGGVNLPAKTLAPCDTPAKVNTT from the exons ATGTTATCAAGGTTGATGAACTTTCTGAGGGCCTGCTGGCTGCCGTCCTCGGACCATTATATCCACAGGAGTTTGGATGCAGCAGGCCGGCAAGATGGACTACTTTGGTACAAAGACACCGGTCAGCATATGAGTGGTGAATTCTCAATGGCAGTTGTCCAGGCCAACAATTTGCTTGAGGATCAGAGCCAGATTGAGTCTGGTCCCTTAAGCTTACTCGAGTCTGGCCCGTATGGCACTTTTATTGGAATTTATGATGGTCATGGTGGGCCTGAGACTTCACGTTACATTAATGATCATCTATTCCAGCATCTAAAGA CAGGGTTTGCCTCAGAGCAACAATCCATGTCGGTGGATGTGATTCGAAAAGCATATCAAGCAACAGAAGAGGGATTTCTGTCTCTTGTCACCAAACAGTGGCCTATGAAACCCCAAATTGCAGCTGTTGGATCTTGCTGCCTGGTTGGTGTGGTATGTGGTGGCACCCTCTACATTGCCAATGTTGGTGATTCCCGTGCTGTTCTGGGGAGACTTGTCAAGGCAACTGGAGAAGTCTTTGCCATCCAGCTATCATCAGAACATAACGTGGGAAGAGAATGTGTGAGACAGGAGATGCACTCTTTGCACCCGGATGACTCGCAAATTGTGATTTTAAGGCGTAATGTTTGGCGTGTTAAGGGCTTAATACAG GTATCTAGATCCATTGGTGATGCCTATCTGAAAAAGCCCGAATTTAACAGATCGCCTTTGTATGCTAAGTTTCGCCTTCGTGAACCTTTTAAGAGGCCAATTTTAGGCTCTGAGCCATCAATTTCTGTGCATGAACTTCAACCTCATGATCagtttattatatttgcttCTGATGGGCTGTGGGAGCACCTTAGCAATCAGGATGCGGTTGATATTGTTCAGAACCATCCACACAGT GGAAGTGCCAGGAGGCTTGTGAAAGCTGCCTTGTTGGAAGCAGctaagaaaagagaaatgagGTACTCAGATCTGAAGAAAATTGACCGAGGCGTTCGCCGACATTTTCACGATGACATTACAGTCATAGTTGTTTATCTTGATTCAAATCTTGTGAGCAGAGCAAGTTCGGTGAAAGGCCCTATTTTGTCTGTGAAAGGAGGCGGTGTTAATCTACCTGCAAAAACTCTAGCCCCCTGTGACACACCCGCCAAAGTTAATACTACTTAA
- the LOC122318936 gene encoding probable protein phosphatase 2C 46 isoform X2: protein MLSRLMNFLRACWLPSSDHYIHRSLDAAGRQDGLLWYKDTGQHMSGEFSMAVVQANNLLEDQSQIESGPLSLLESGPYGTFIGIYDGHGGPETSRYINDHLFQHLKRFASEQQSMSVDVIRKAYQATEEGFLSLVTKQWPMKPQIAAVGSCCLVGVVCGGTLYIANVGDSRAVLGRLVKATGEVFAIQLSSEHNVGRECVRQEMHSLHPDDSQIVILRRNVWRVKGLIQVSRSIGDAYLKKPEFNRSPLYAKFRLREPFKRPILGSEPSISVHELQPHDQFIIFASDGLWEHLSNQDAVDIVQNHPHSGSARRLVKAALLEAAKKREMRYSDLKKIDRGVRRHFHDDITVIVVYLDSNLVSRASSVKGPILSVKGGGVNLPAKTLAPCDTPAKVNTT from the exons ATGTTATCAAGGTTGATGAACTTTCTGAGGGCCTGCTGGCTGCCGTCCTCGGACCATTATATCCACAGGAGTTTGGATGCAGCAGGCCGGCAAGATGGACTACTTTGGTACAAAGACACCGGTCAGCATATGAGTGGTGAATTCTCAATGGCAGTTGTCCAGGCCAACAATTTGCTTGAGGATCAGAGCCAGATTGAGTCTGGTCCCTTAAGCTTACTCGAGTCTGGCCCGTATGGCACTTTTATTGGAATTTATGATGGTCATGGTGGGCCTGAGACTTCACGTTACATTAATGATCATCTATTCCAGCATCTAAAGA GGTTTGCCTCAGAGCAACAATCCATGTCGGTGGATGTGATTCGAAAAGCATATCAAGCAACAGAAGAGGGATTTCTGTCTCTTGTCACCAAACAGTGGCCTATGAAACCCCAAATTGCAGCTGTTGGATCTTGCTGCCTGGTTGGTGTGGTATGTGGTGGCACCCTCTACATTGCCAATGTTGGTGATTCCCGTGCTGTTCTGGGGAGACTTGTCAAGGCAACTGGAGAAGTCTTTGCCATCCAGCTATCATCAGAACATAACGTGGGAAGAGAATGTGTGAGACAGGAGATGCACTCTTTGCACCCGGATGACTCGCAAATTGTGATTTTAAGGCGTAATGTTTGGCGTGTTAAGGGCTTAATACAG GTATCTAGATCCATTGGTGATGCCTATCTGAAAAAGCCCGAATTTAACAGATCGCCTTTGTATGCTAAGTTTCGCCTTCGTGAACCTTTTAAGAGGCCAATTTTAGGCTCTGAGCCATCAATTTCTGTGCATGAACTTCAACCTCATGATCagtttattatatttgcttCTGATGGGCTGTGGGAGCACCTTAGCAATCAGGATGCGGTTGATATTGTTCAGAACCATCCACACAGT GGAAGTGCCAGGAGGCTTGTGAAAGCTGCCTTGTTGGAAGCAGctaagaaaagagaaatgagGTACTCAGATCTGAAGAAAATTGACCGAGGCGTTCGCCGACATTTTCACGATGACATTACAGTCATAGTTGTTTATCTTGATTCAAATCTTGTGAGCAGAGCAAGTTCGGTGAAAGGCCCTATTTTGTCTGTGAAAGGAGGCGGTGTTAATCTACCTGCAAAAACTCTAGCCCCCTGTGACACACCCGCCAAAGTTAATACTACTTAA
- the LOC122317919 gene encoding NEP1-interacting protein-like 1 — translation MDFIAHPTVLASSSSSLFVNFLERVRDGFHFAVSAVIGNIFSAIFTFFFALVGTFLGAMTGALIGQETESGFVRGAAVGAISGAVFSIEVFESSLVLWQSDESGIGCLLYLIDVIASLLSGRLVRERIGPAMLSAVQSQMGAVEASFDEIPNIFDTGGAKGLPGDSVEKIPKIIITKNNNIDASGEEVSCSVCLQDFQLGETVRCLPHCHHMFHLPCIDKWLLRHGSCPLCRRDL, via the exons ATGGATTTTATCGCACACCCAACTGTCCTTGCTTCCTCTTCATCGTCTTTGTTTGTGAATTTCTTGGAGAGGGTTAGAGATGGTTTTCATTTTGCGGTATCTGCGGTTATTGGGAACATCTTCTCTGCGATCTTCACCTTCTTCTTTGCATTAG TGGGCACCTTTTTAGGAGCTATGACTGGAGCTTTGATAGGTCAAGAGACGGAAAGCGGTTTTGTTAGAGGGGCTGCCGTCGGAGCAATATCTGGAGCTGTTTTCTCcattgaagtttttgaatcttCTCTTGTTCTTTGGCAATCAGATGAATCCGGTATTGGGTGCCTCCTTTACTTG ATTGATGTCATTGCAAGCCTTCTAAGTGGGAGACTTGTCCGTGAGCGGATTGGTCCGGCCATGTTAAGTGCCGTGCAGAGTCAG ATGGGTGCTGTTGAAGCAAGCTTTGATGAGATCCCAAACATCTTTGACACTGGTGGGGCCAAGGGTTTGCCGGGCGATTCGGTTGAGAAAATCCCAAAGATCATaatcacaaaaaataacaatatagaTGCTTCTGGAGAGGAAGTGTCTTGTTCAGTGTGTCTTCAG GACTTTCAGCTTGGAGAGACAGTTAGATGCTTGCCTCATTGCCATCATATGTTTCACTTACCTTGCATAGATAAGTGGCTCCTTAGGCATGGCTCTTGTCCATTATGCAGAAGGGATCTGTGA